In the Paenibacillus sp. FSL R7-0337 genome, ATTGTAGGGGATAGACTATTACCGGCCTTTCCCGGCTTCGGCGGACAGATTAAAGATGGGGTCCTGCACGCACGGTTCATGCCCAAGCTTCTAGTGGCTACCGCATTGGGAGAAATGAATGGCGCAGTGACGCAGCGCATCTTAAAGCTCGCACAAGTATTTCAAACCGCCAAGCTTCCCTACGCTGTAAAAAAGGATATGCAGGCGTATCTAATCACTCATTCCGTATCAGATATTGCCTTGCTGGGCAGTTTGTATGGCGGCAAACCGGAGATTGCCCCTGTAACACCCGGAACCAGACAGACGGCACGCCAAATAACAGTTACTTTAAAAGCGTATCTAAAAGCAATCCGTGAGGCAGGTGTTGCTGTTGATCCGCCCGTTTTTAACATAGTCCCTAAGCTCCCAAGCTTCATCCTGGATGTTCTCTTCATTGCCTGGCTGCGCACAAACATGGTTAAGGATATGCTGCTGCCGGATTATGCGAATGCTGCGAACCAGGAGGTTGTGCAGCTAGAGAAGGATCTGACAAAATTTCTATCTATTCAGAACGGCTGATGAATCGTTTGTTCCGGTATTGTAACCCGTCTGTTTATTCTTCACTTCCAGCGGATGGTAAGGTTGAAGAACTGAAGCAGGCGGGAGGCTTACCATGATAACAAGATTAGGGAAGATACTGAAAATATCGATATTGGCGGTCTGCCTGGCTGGATGCAGTCAGGCGGCAGAGCCCGCAGATGCACAACACACCCCGGTCACTCCAACTCCGGAACATGCAGCACTAGAAGAGGATCTGATTCTGCGCAATACCTCCGAACCTTTTATCGGGCGAATCGATTTGGATCAGGCGACGGAGGAGTTCATCTATGGCACCTGGAAGGTGGACAAGCTGCTGGGATTCACGAATTCCTATAATGACGCGTCTGAATATCCTACAGGACAGGACATCATTGGGGATGAACTTGTGATTCATAAAGATTACTTCTCCTCGATGGGGCTAGAGGGCTATGAAGCGTACCAATACGAGTTCACCAACCCCCGCTATAGCATAACCCAGAGGCATTATAACGGGGATTCCTTTTACAGAGTGAACAAATTGAATCTGTCTATGATCGGGACCAACGATGTAACGACCGACATAGAGGTAACTGAGCCTTCGCCGGGACTGGGTGTACCGCTAAGCTTCATCGATGTGAATCATAACAAGCTGATCCTGTGGATCGAAGCCGCAACGTTTGAGTTGATAAGAGTGGACGAATCGGGTAATAAGTAGTCTAAGTGCTGGAGTCTATAATGACAGGAGTGAGCGCATATGAGCTGGGATGTACTTATTATGAAAACGAAATACGATTTTGAAGCGCCGGAGGAAGAACAGCCGCCAGTGCCACCGCTGGGACAACGTGATGAAATCATTGAGAAGCTGACCCGCCGCCTACCGAACCTGGATTACCGGGATAAGGCTTGGGGCGTCCTTGAGGGCGAGGGGTTTTCGATTGAGTTCAACACAGGTGACGAGGAGCTCGTGGATTCTATTATGCTGCATGTCCGGGGCGGGGGAGCGGTGATGGATACCCTCTGCTTGATCTGCGAGACACTGGAGGCTTATGCCCTGGACACATCGGATACCGGCTATATCGACTTTAAGCAGCCTGAAGCAGCGGAGCAATCCTGGGAGCAATTTCAGAAGTATCGTGACCAGGTGATTAACAAACATAACGGAAGAGTTTGAAGTGAACAGAGGCGCAGGATGGATCACATCTGCAGCCTCTGTTTTGCGTTTTGAAGTGTTTGGAAATAACATGCAGAAGGGTATTGACGCCTAATGAAGTAGCATGTTAATATTTTCACGTGGCAAACTAACATGTCAGTATACCCAAATAGCATGTTAGCATGTTAACTCATTTATCCTACTTCAGGAGGTTATTTTGTGGATGTGGCTAATGTTGTAATCGGTTTCATTATGGTCTTATCATTTTTTGGATTAGTGTGGTATTGCGTCAAGGGGTATAACCTAATGGTTGGCTTCTTCGTCATGTCGGTGCTGTGGACCTCGATTGCTCTGATCGGAAATAGCATTCATCCTACCTCCGTGATGGAGGGCAAGACCTTCATTGACGTGCTGACGAATGTGTTCCAGACGGGGCCTGAGAACTACGGGA is a window encoding:
- a CDS encoding 2-dehydropantoate 2-reductase N-terminal domain-containing protein; this translates as MSAEQNRILIFGAGVIGSIYAIKFMEAGYDVSLFARADRFRLLQEKGLQYNDKGTVRTVPVKVMDTLENDDIYDFIFVTVRYDRAESALLALKDNQSQNIVTMTNSPIGFSSWQGIVGDRLLPAFPGFGGQIKDGVLHARFMPKLLVATALGEMNGAVTQRILKLAQVFQTAKLPYAVKKDMQAYLITHSVSDIALLGSLYGGKPEIAPVTPGTRQTARQITVTLKAYLKAIREAGVAVDPPVFNIVPKLPSFILDVLFIAWLRTNMVKDMLLPDYANAANQEVVQLEKDLTKFLSIQNG